Proteins co-encoded in one Aspergillus flavus chromosome 2, complete sequence genomic window:
- a CDS encoding putative geranylgeranyl transferase beta subunit (unnamed protein product), whose protein sequence is MTEAVFQKERHIKYFLRCLKTFLPSLYTSNDSNRVLLAYFTVAGLDLLGELYNKTTSEERQGYVEWIYHCQVPSGGFRGFTGTDFGSERRTPENEAWDPANIPSTFFALVILLILGDDLSRVKRTECLQWLSKMQRENGSFGEVLGTEGKIEGGGDLRFCCFGAGTRYILRGKCGDGLEGIMDIDVDKLVAFIEACQAYDGGIGEGPFCESHSGHTYCAIGALTFLDRLSKNHKPIALLSPKTGPFESLVRWLVTRQTCELGDDEEESDEEDGHGVDEIGPLSATVEEPNLDTKVDQLPVVPPETEDSLRWAGFNGRCNKYADTCYSFWNTASLNMMNRLTLVDATRNRRYLLEKTQHIVGGFGKGVGEPPDLLHSYFGLVSLAFQGEPGLESVDPALCASQRAVRHLHSLPWWQETKR, encoded by the exons ATGACCGAGGCCGTTTTTCAGAAGGAACGTCATATCAAGTATTTCCTACGATGCCTCAAGACGTTTTTACCGAGCTTATATACCTCCAATGACTCGAACCGCGTCCTCCTCGCTTACTTCACCGTTGCAGGCCTAGATCTCCTAGGCGAATTATATAACAAAACCACTTCCGAAGAGCGGCAAGGGTATGTCGAGTGGATTTATCATTGCCAAGTGCCCTCCGGGGGCTTTCGGGGATTCACAGGGACCGACTTTGGGTCAGAACGGCGAACACCGGAAAATGAAGCTTGGGACCCGGCCAACATTCCCTCGACATTCTTCGCATTGGTGATACTGTTGATCTTGGGTGATGATTTGTCACGGGTAAAGCGGACTGAGTGTCTACAATGGCTCTCCAAAATGCAGCGCGAAAACGGGAGCTTTGGCGAAGTCCTCGGCACAGAAGGGAAGATTGAAGGCGGCGGCGACTTACGATTTTGCTGTTTCGGTGCCGGTACGCGATATATACTGAGAGGGAAATGTGGGGATGGCCTTGAGGGTATTATGGATATAGACGTGGATAAGCTGGTTGCATTTATAGAGGCTTGTCAG GCATACGACGGCGGCATAGGGGAGGGGCCCTTCTGTGAATCCCACT CTGGTCACACCTATTGCGCTATTGGTGCTCTAACATTCTTGGATCGTCTTTCGAAGAACCATAAGCCGATCGCGCTGCTTTCGCCCAAAACTGGGCCCTTCGAGTCTTTGGTCAGATGGCTTGTTACACGACAAACATGTGAGCTCGgcgacgatgaggaagaatctgacgaggaagatggccACGGCGTAGATGAAATTGGACCTCTATCAGCGACAGTTGAGGAGCCCAATTTAGACACGAAAGTCGATCAGCTCCCCGTTGTACCGCCGGAAACAGAGGATTCATTGCGATGGGCAGGATTCAACGGACGGTGTAACAAATACGCCGATACTTGCTATTCTTTTTGGAATACTGCATCTCTGAAT ATGATGAATAGGCTAACTTTGGTGGATGCGACACGGAATCGGCGATACCTCTTAGAGAAAACGCAGCATATCGTTGGTGGATTCGGAAAGGGCGTGGGAGAGCCACCAG ATCTGCTGCACTCTTATTTCGGATTGGTATCGCTCGCATTTCAAGGGGAACCGGGCCTTGAAAGTGTCGACCCAGCACTTTGTGCAAGTCAACGCGCAGTTCGACATCTACATTCCCTACCCTGGTGGCAGGAGACGAAAAGGTGA
- a CDS encoding serine/threonine protein kinase encodes MPPPRTRAEVQAQKQKEKLAQSYHDLLEEFSSKDLRSVGNYTLGRLIGKGSFGKVYLASHKLTNGSKVVLKSSSREDTNLPREIHHHRQFLHPHIARLYEVLVTEKLVWLVLEYCPGDELYNYLLRHGPLPVDKVKRIFTQLVGAVAYVHSKSCVHRDLKLENILLDKHENVKLCDFGFTREYEGKASYLQTFCGTICYSAPEMLKGEKYAGEKVDVWSLGIILYALLAGELPFDEDDDQVTKTRILTEDPAYNDRFPDDAKTLINLLLSKRPLIRPSLDEILAHPFLAEHAPEQLAILKIPRPAPFTTPLEKTTLQRMKSAGVNIDEVVDSVLAQRCDPLAGWWALLIEKEQRKEQKRERKRRERDAEAKNIRRLSAASSRLEKISAALVEVDEEGHASLNAPLQERGRRDRRSLPSQFAVPELPSLPEPVPIQSPTSSNPPPPVDKDSVRSASSTRHRPLPPPKDRRRSSRPSTLHVSASQPELAQHNGIFRRRTGRRQYPILSQLASLKHWFVESTKRAKSPHSKAAGAQGTHRKFLSDKLSPSKGQDTGKKSAQSSSAVPATGELSTPTQIKRASNASSLARSSASYPNHRHSYPRQTRPLSTNASHRNSLSPSPITPRGSYRRSSAGLRGRKSTSSSISSIRSIHHTHTHSKASSVSSNSIGSTSTPTARASRSPHSSVKVLPTTPSASSRFPSNIRLVRGVNNGYHEVDDPNGRMTSIFNESAPAPLLYSPSSSLVFARRKRSAFKGPMVHTTNLMVSGGMAAPEFPRSGVAVAETSSAARPVARKSQIIEEDIEEDEDIEEVDAFTGTEEEPGSPTEMKTDEHTGSEYASDLSGRSSKPVLAPAPDLDTSPLRPPRSSSLKASKLKAAAGNSPRSVRSGKRAMT; translated from the exons ATGCCGCCTCCCAGGACGAGAGCGGAGGTTCAAGcccaaaaacaaaaggaga AGCTCGCCCAATCCTACCATGATCTACTCGA GGAATTCTCCTCAAAGGATCTTCGGAGTGTAGGGAACTATACCCTCGGAAGGCTAATTGGGAAAGGTTCTTTCGGCAAGGTTTACCTTGCGTCCCATAAGCTCACTAATGGTTCCA AGGTTGTGCTCAAGTCCTCAAGTAGGGAGGATACGAATCTGCCGCGTgaaattcatcatcatcgccagTTTTTACATCCTCACATTGCCCGCCTCTACGAAGTTCTCGTAACAGAAAAGCTGGTATGGCTGGTGCTGGAATATTGTCC AGGTGATGAACTTTATAACTACCTTCTTCGTCATGGCCCACTACCTGTCGATAAAGTCAAGAGGATTTTCACCCAGCTTGTTGGTGCCGTGGCCTATGTTCACAGCAAGTCTTGTGTCCATCGGGACCTAAAACTGGAGAATATATTACTAGACAAACATGAGAATGTCAAACTATGCGATTTCGGGTTCACCCGGGAGTATGAGGGGAAAGCAAGCTACCTGCAAACATTCTGTGGTACGATATGTTATAGTGCCCCAGAGATGTTGAAGGGTGAGAAGTATGCAGGTGAAAAGGTCGACGTGTGGAGCTTGGGCATCATTTTATATGCTCTCCTCGCTGGGGAGCTCCCTttcgacgaggacgacgacCAAGTTACCAAGACTCGGATCCTTACGGAGGATCCTGCTTACAATGATAGATTTCCGGATGATGCAAAAACTCTCATAAACTTGCTCTTATCAAAGCGCCCTCTGATTCGGCCGAGCCTAGACGAAATTTTGGCACACCCGTTCCTTGCCGAACACGCTCCGGAACAATTGGCAATATTGAAAATTCCACGACCTGCCCCTTTCACTACACCTCTAGAGAAGACAACCTTGCAGCGGATGAAAAGTGCTGGCGTCAACATTGATGAGGTGGTCGACAGCGTCCTTGCTCAGCGATGTGACCCACTCGCCGGTTGGTGGGCATTACTGATCGAGAAAGAACAACGGAAGGAGCAAAAACGAGAACGTAAGCGAAGGGAACGAGACGCCGAGGCGAAGAATATTCGTCGCTTGAGTGCGGCCAGCAGCCGGCTAGAGAAAATTTCAGCCGCCCTTGTCgaggttgatgaggagggaCATGCCTCTCTGAATGCGCCTCTCCAGGAGCGCGGTCGCAGGGATCGACGGAGCTTACCTTCACAGTTTGCTGTGCCTGAGCTGCCTAGTCTACCAGAGCCAGTTCCCATCCAATCTCCAACTTCCAGCAACCCACCTCCACCCGTTGACAAAGACTCTGTTCGGTCTGCTAGTTCTACCCGACACCGCCCATTACCGCCTCCCAAAGATAGAAGACGCTCAAGCAGGCCAAGTACATTGCATGTAAGCGCGTCTCAGCCCGAGCTAGCCCAACATAATGGAATCTTCAGGCGTCGCACTGGGCGCCGTCAATATCCAATCCTCAGTCAACTGGCGTCCCTCAAACATTGGTTCGTCGAGTCTACGAAGAGAGCCAAGTCCCCCCACAGCAAAGCTGCTGGTGCACAAGGGACCCATCGCAAGTTTCTTTCAGACAAGCTAAGCCCATCCAAAGGGCAGGATACTGGGAAGAAATCTGCGCagtcttcttcggctgtCCCTGCAACGGGTGAGTTGTCGACACCGACGCAAATAAAACGCGCTTCCAATGCTAGCAGCCTGGCCCGCAGTAGTGCTTCCTATCCCAATCATCGTCACTCTTATCCTCGCCAGACTCGACCTTTAAGCACCAATGCAAGCCACCGGAACTCCTTGTCTCCCTCTCCAATCACGCCTAGGGGTTCCTACAGGCGATCTTCTGCTGGTCTGCGAGGCCGCAAGTCAACCTCATCTTCGATTTCCTCAATTCGTAGCATCCACCATACTCACACCCATTCAAAAGCGTCATCTGTTTCGTCAAACAGTATCGGCTCAACATCAACCCCGACAGCTCGGGCCTCCAGATCACCCCATTCCTCCGTCAAAGTTCTCCCCACTACGCCCAGCGCCTCGTCCCGTTTCCCCAGCAATATCCGCTTGGTTCGAGGCGTGAATAATGGGTACCACGAGGTGGATGATCCCAATGGTAGAATGACTTCAATATTCAACGAATCGGCACCTGCGCCCTTACTGTATTCACCATCGTCAAGTCTTGTGTTTGCACGCCGCAAACGATCTGCGTTTAAGGGGCCTATGGTCCACACCACAAATCTCATGGTATCTGGCGGCATGGCTGCCCCGGAGTTTCCCCGTAGTGGTGTTGCCGTCGCGGAGACCTCAAGCGCAGCTCGACCTGTGGCGCGAAAGAGCCAAATCATAGAAGAAGACatagaagaagatgaagatatcgaagaagTCGACGCATTTACAGGAACGGAAGAGGAGCCTGGGTCGCCCACTGAAATGAAGACCGATGAACACACAGGGTCGGAGTATGCTAGTGACTTGTCTGGGCGAAGCTCTAAGCCAGTTCTTGCCCCAGCTCCTGACCTTGACACCAGTCCATTGCGTCCGCCACGCTCGTCTTCACTCAAGGCGTCAAAGTTGAAGGCAGCAGCTGGCAATTCTCCGAGATCAGTGCGTTCCGGGAAGAGAGCTATGACATAA
- a CDS encoding putative CFEM domain protein — protein sequence MKLYYISVILMTCLSTALAQGMDGLPDCAKDCATGSIPKQCQTIDVACICGDKSFINSISCCVANKCSKDQQDAVLKFASQLCSGAGVNDLPKSASCAEGGSSATETSSDSSVSSKSTTAKSTATDEPATTTSGSSDSSASPTASKSDSNTKTSSTSASSPTTSTGGAALVQGKDTSLLAAIGTAILAFLA from the exons ATGAAGCTGTACTATATCTCTGTCATACTCATGACATGTCTGAGCACTGCTCTTGCTCAAGGAATGGACGGCCTCCCAGACTGCGCG AAAGATTGTGCCACTGGCTCCATTCCCAAGCAGTGCCAGACTATCGATGTTGCTTGTATCTGCGGTGACAAAAGCTTTATCAATAGTATATCTTGTTGCGTCGCCAATAAGTGCTCAAAGGACCAACAAGATG CCGTTCTCAAATTCGCAAGCCAGCTCTGCAGTGGCGCCGGTGTAAATGACCTCCCCAAGAGTGCCAGCTGCGCCGAGGGAGGTTCGAGCGCTACCGAGACATCCTCCGATTCTTCTGTCTCCAGCAAGTCGACTACTGCGAAGAGCACGGCTACGGATGAACCGGCTACAACTACTTCGGGTTCTTCCGACAGTTCTGCATCACCAACCGCTTCCAAATCTGACAGCAACACTAAGACCTCATCCACCTCAGCCTCGTCGCCTACAACCAGTACTGGCGGAGCTGCCCTTGTACAAGGCAAGGACACTAGCCTCCTTGCTGCTATCGGTACGGCGATCCTCGCATTCCTTGCGTAG
- a CDS encoding increased loss of mitochondrial DNA protein 1: MGLLSSKTLIQAHALFLFILAVYLTRSPEVITDSDVVFMLGETLQIDAAPSLSRPQSPFALCGILLVADALVDLILVTKVPRINEIIAMAEIARSAAPTSIAGAMRTNPFLARLASLYTDIWTLLSASRFCLFFAVSFFIYQSKPSDWGVDVRHTVDGYGQESASGLNQLKNRVVFTYGFMEMMFWLWIFLTLREERHEIAVRFAEEEQQLS, from the exons ATGGGTCTATTATCATCTAAAACGCTGATTCAGGCACATGCCTTGTTTCTGTTCATCCTCGCCGTCTACCTCACCAGGTCACCTGAAGTCATCACGGACTCCGATGTGGTTTTCATGCTAGGGGAGACCTTACAAATA GATGCCGCGCCATCCCTTTCGCGTCCTCAATCACCCTTCGCGCTATGTGGTATCCTCCTTGTAGCGGATGCCCTCGTCGACCTTATCCTCGTCACAAAGGTCCCCCGAATCAATGAAATCATTGCAATGGCAGAAATCGCTCGGTCCGCAGCCCCCACGTCCATCGCAGGAGCTATGCGAACGAATCCATTCTTAGCACGTCTCGCCTCGCTTTACACGGATATTTGGACGCTCCTCTCTGCTTCACgcttttgccttttttttgctgtatctttctttatatacCAGAGTAAGCCATCGGATTGGGGCGTGGATGTTCGCCATACAGTTGATGGGTATGGCCAAGAGTCCGCCTCTGGCCTGAATCAGTTGAAAAACAGAGTGGTATTCACGTATGGCTTTATGGAAATGATGTTTTGGCTTTGG ATTTTCCTTACTCTCCGCGAAGAACGACATGAGATCGCGGTTCGATtcgcagaagaagagcaacaaTTGTCGTAG
- a CDS encoding synaptic vesicle transporter: protein MGLGVLEDTALAQVPGTSDILERECFNEQTDVDSNLKYDRSGTVPILLVPQPSDDPNDPLNWPLWKRDITLLALSFVAVLCATTSSLMAANTVTISLHFKKSFTSVALLTGYHLCGVGVAGILIVPTARVWGKRHLFLLGNVLMVISCGWAGGSANNYTSLVWARIFQGVALAPFEALVNACVGDLYYVHERGKRMALSNVALFGAAFLTPVLAGKITHSLGWEWTFYLLAIFSAASLPLTFFLVPETAFRRPEYLNNDLKQIVNQRTENRMCSPQQSNEYQHEASHISGEKKHLSSLTNTESQAGTQERDTRLNTIVPTKASYIQTLKPFNGRKTDENFLKLLLRPFPLFFHPAILWACLIQGVIIGWTVFIGVVLAAIFLGPPLWFNEVQTGYLYTGAFIGSILGLILSGLLSDSMNKIMIKLNKGRYEPEFRILLVVFQLVFSGAGLYGFGIVAQDVGKYGWLVVDVFFALVIIGMVMGAVASALYIVDAHRQIAIESFTCMLIFKNIFSFILTFFAYEWLLSNGIKPAFLAISSIQMGICVLSIPMYIFGKRNRSFFARHDLLKILQLW from the exons ATGGGACTAGGTGTTTTAGAAGACACTGCACTTGCTCAGGTTCCTG GCACTTCAGATATCCTTGAAAGAGAATGCTTTAATGAGCAGACCGATGTTGATTCTAACCTAAAATACGACCGTTCGGGTACGGTTCCTATCCTCCTAGTTCCTCAACCGAGTGATGATCCCAATGATCCCCTG AATTGGCCCTTGTGGAAGCGTGATATTACACTGCTAGCCCTTTCCTTCGTCGCAGTTCTTTGTGCAACAACAAGTTCTCTTATGGCTGCCAATACCGTGACGATATCTCTTCACTTTAAGAAGAGCTTCACTTCGGTCGCCCTTCTTACTGGTTATCACCTTTGTGGTGTGGGTGTTGCTGGGATATTGATCGTGCCGACGGCGCGAGTATGGGGAAAACgtcatctttttcttcttgggaaTGTTCTAATGGTGATAAGCTGTGGCTGGGCAGGTGGAAGCGCCAACAATTATACAAGTTTAGTATGGGCTCGCATTTTCCAAGGGGTTGCTCTAGCACCTTTCGAAGCTTTGGTCAATGCTTGTGTCGGTGATCTATACTATGTCCAC GAGCGTGGGAAAAGGATGGCACTATCGAATGTTGCTCTCTTTGGAGCGGCTTTTCTTACACCGGTTCTGGCCGGCAAAATTACTCATTCTCTTGGCTGGGAGTGGACATTTTACCTTCTGGCCATCTTCTCAGCGGCGTCACTGCCTTTAACTTTCTTCTTGGTCCCCGAGACAGCTTTTAGGCGCCCGGAATATTTAAACAATGACTTGAAACAGATCGTTAATCAAAGAACCGAAAACAGAATGTGCTCACCACAACAGTCCAATGAATATCAACATGAAGCTAGCCACATATCCGGGGAGAAAAAGCACCTTTCGTCACTCACCAACACTGAATCCCAGGCTGGAACACAAGAGCGAGACACGCGTCTAAACACGATCGTCCCTACGAAAGCCTCATATATCCAAACGTTGAAGCCGTTCAATGGGCGCAAGACGGACGAGAACTTCTTGAAGCTTCTTCTCAGACCATTTCCGCTTTTCTTTCACCCTGCAATTCTTTGG GCTTGCTTAATCCAAGGTGTAATCATCGGTTGGACTGTCTTCATTGGTGTGGTACTAGCAGCCATCTTTTTAGGGCCTCCGTTGTGGTTCAATGAAGTCCAAACAGGATATCTGTACACGGGCGCTTTTATCGGCTCTATTCTGGGCTTAATCCTCTCGGGCCTACTCTCCGACTCCATGAATAAGATCATGATCAAGCTTAACAAAGGAAGATATGAACCTGAGTTCCGCATTCTCCTCGTTGTCTTTCAGTTAGTCTTCAGCGGTGCTGGGCTTTACGGCTTCGGAATAGTGGCCCAAGATGTGGGGAAATATGGCTGGCTTGTGGTTGATGTGTTCTTCGCATTGGTAATTATAGGGATGGTCATGGGTGCGGTTGCCAGTGCGCTGTATATCGTTGATGCCCACC GTCAAATTGCGATAGAATCGTTCACATGCATGCTAATATTCAAGAACATATTTAGCTTTATACTAACATTTTTCGCTTATGAATGGTTGCTCTCGAACGGTATTAAGCCGGCCTTCTTGGCCATATCTAGTATACAAATGGGAATTTGTGTGTTGAGCATCCCCATGT ACATCTTTGGCAAGCGAAACCGCTCTTTCTTCGCACGTCACGATCTTCTAAAGATTCTGCAGCTATGGTGA
- a CDS encoding major facilitator superfamily domain-containing protein has protein sequence MGLLHFLQTRSGFKVDNRKTTSAATLTLRQSLWPLCLVTILFFLWGFAYGLLDTLNKHFQITLGITRTRSAGLQAAYFGAYPLASLGYANYMLRHFGYKSVFIMGLVLYGIGALCMWPAGLNRSFGGFCAATLVIGSGLGSLETAANPYLAVCGPPKYAEIRINLAQAFNGIGTCVAPALASYVFFADTSDDVDALKSVQWVYLAIGIFVFILAGVFFVSNIPEVTDEDMASQVASTHAGEQEQPFRKQYKLFHATLAQFTYTGAQVAIAGYFINYVTETWPGTGDSTASKYLAGAQGAFAVGRFIGAFFMRYVKARWVFLVYLSCTVAFIAASTTQGYKTGLAMLFLTLFFESVCFPTIVALGIRGLGRHYKRGSGFIVAGVSGGAVVAPILGHVADMRNNTGFAMIVPTMFMIVAWTYAVAVNFVPAYRDTVDKTGESDVGLQAGGGVPKEDVEIGAMGRSKEVVIHRKEITM, from the exons ATGGGGTTGTTACATTTCCTGCAGACCCGATCTGGGTTTAAAGTCGACAATAGAAAGACAACCTCGGCGGCAACCCTCACCTTACGCCAAAGTCTGTGGCCCTTGTGTCTCGTcactattcttttctttttatgg GGGTTCGCCTATGGGCTGCTGGATACACTCAATAAGCACTTCCAGATCACCCTAGGCATCACTCGGACGCGTTCTGCTGGTCTTCAGGCTGCGTATTTTGG GGCCTATCCGCTGGCATCCTTAGGATATGCGAATTATATGTTGCGTCATTTTGGATACAAGTCCGTGTTCATTATGGGATTGGTTCTCTACGGCATCGGCGCCCTCTGCATGTGGCCAGCGGGCCTAAATCGCTCATTTGGAGGGTTCTGCGCTGCAACTCTCGTCATTGGCTCGGGCTTAGGATCTCTCGAGACAGCAGCCAACCCATATCTTGCCG TCTGTGGTCCACCAAAGTATGCAGAGATTCGAATCAACCTCGCACAAGCTTTCAATGGAATCGGAACTTGCGTCGCCCCGGCTTTAGCATCGTACGTGTTCTTCGCCGATACTAGCGACGATGTAGATGCCCTCAAAAGTGTCCAATGGGTGTACCTTGCCATCGGCATCTTTGTGTTTATCCTTGCCGGGGTTTTTTTCGTTTCAAACATCCCTGAAGTTACAGATGAGGACATGGCGTCCCAGGTTGCCTCCACCCATGCTGGCGAGCAGGAACAGCCTTTCCGGAAACAATACAAACTGTTCCATGCCACTCTAGCGCAGTTCACCTATACCGGTGCCCAAG TGGCTATCGCCGGGTACTTCATCAACTATGTGACCGAAACGTGGCCCGGTACCGGGGATTCCACCGCATCTAAGTACCTGGCCGGCGCCCAAGGAGCCTTTGCCGTCGGCCGGTTCATAGGTGCTTTCTTCATGAGATATGTCAAGGCTCGTTGGGTATTCCTAGTCTATCTCTCCTGCACCGTGGCATTCATAGCAGCGTCAACCACTCAAGGATACAAGACCGGCCTAG CAATGCTCTTCCTCACTCTGTTCTTTGAATCTGTCTGTTTCCCTACAATCGTCGCCCTGGGTATTCGCGGCCTTGGTCGCCACTATAAGCGTGGCTCTGGGTTCATCGTCGCCGGTGTTAGCGGTGGTGCCGTCGTGGCCCCGATCCTGGGGCATGTAGCTGATATGCGGAATAACACTGGATTTGCCATGATTGTGCCGACTATGTTCATGATCGTCGCATGGACGTATGCCGTGGCGGTAAATTTTGTTCCTGCGTACCGGGATACGGTTGATAAGACCGGGGAAAGCGATGTCGGACTTCAAGCAGGGGGTGGTGTTCCTAAGGAGGATGTCGAGATTGGGGCCATGGGTCGGTCAAAGGAGGTTGTG ATACACAGAAAGGAGATCACGATGTGA